TTGAAAGCAGCATAAGCATTTCCTGGGTAAGTTAATCTACAATTTTCTAATGCATTCATAAATTGTAATAGTCAGATACCAAAATGAACTGATAGGGGAGACCTTCTCTCATGTTCCTACCAAGACTTTACTCTTGGCTTAAAATAATAGACTCAGaagctccatttttttaaatgcatgagTTCTGATGTGCTGAATAAATACATCTGAATTGATCCATTCAGATCATACGGTATTTGCGCATAGCTTACCCTGATCTCTCTGTAGTCCACATGGCAGATTGGAGGAAGCACTGGGTCAACGGGAGTGGTCCTGTACATATGTAAACCTCCATACCAGATGCTGTTTTATACCTTCTGGCACTTACATTTTTGTACTAAAATATTACATCAGGATAGCTGTAAGGCAATTACACCTTCTAAAATTGTGTCCACTCTCTATACCCCTTGAATATTTTGTCTAGGCAATACCTTTGCCTTCCTGTTGATGTTGTTATAAGAAAAGTGGCCATCTTATATCCTATAGTTAGATAACAACTCCACCATAAGGAAGCATCCTGAAAAACCCCAAGGATGTCAAAAAAGACTATGCACAGTCATCTGTCTGGAATCAGGGTGACTGGCTGTTGTGGAAATGGAATTGATGAAGCATGGGCCATTCAATATCACAGAGATTTTGTTCCCTAGTGTCTGTAATATATTCCATTTTTGAAATTATTCTTGTGCATTCTCTTGCATAATCAGTCATTTATGTATGGCTTTTATATATGCTACCTCTTCAACATTAGTTACATTTGGTCATTCTCTAGAACAGGGAAGAGCTCCTGTCACTTTAATGATTGTGAGAGAATTtcagcagcattttttttaaaatatgaattgCCTGTCATATAAAtgccataggaatataggaagcggccttgtaccaagtcagaccattggtccttctagctctgTATGGTctccattgactggcagtggctctcaagtCTCTctttgccctacctggagatgttggggattgaacctgggaccttctgcatgcaaagcagatgctctattacagtggttctcaacctttttttgctccattcccccctttcaccattgttcagaatataattccccccttccgaagatagtctctcatagcgtgttgacgtttcgcgagtgacggtggtgtttctcgtgagagaaaaatttcttggtttatattataacagaatttcttggagcacttcctggtctttaaataataatttaattttgcaaatgaaaataatgctgcatgttcaagaatcgattttaatctgtgacattcaataaactttattgaatgtcgcagattaaattaaaaacaaactacaattttacagattgtacataatctacaggacatcacactttgctgaatagtggtcccaattccccccctggaaccctaaaattcccccccgggggaaTTCCCCcattgttgagaacccatgctctGTTACtaagctatggctcttcctcaAGGTTGTGAAGGTGATTTGCAACCATAACACAAAAGCAACTAAAATAGGTTTAAAAACCActacaaaacaatatacaaaagacaggtttaaaaacaatacaaatgaaACATCCCAAGCAGATACCCAATCCCACCCCCACAGCTGGAAACACTTGTTTCCTGAAACAACTTGATTCTCCAAATAAAAAAATAGTAGATGGCTGTTTTATTTCAAGAGGGATGCTGTTCCATAAAACAAGGGAGAGCCACACTGACCATCTGTGATTCAGTTTTGTAGTGGAGTTTTAAAGTTATTAAGAAGCACAAAGCTAAAACGAAGGGCAAGCAAAGGAAAATCTTAGGCAAAGCACCTAAGCCATTTCACGTTGCAATCTGATTTATCTAaaactcttaggctgcaatccaatcagTAGGAGTGGTAAGAcatgctgcagctgtttctgaacagggatagcctgaccactgtagtccatgcactgacaacatccagattggattactgtaatgtgctctatgtggggctactcttgaagttggcctggaagctgcagctggtgcaaaatgcggcagcaagactgctcactggagcaggttatcgccaacatgtcactccgctactgaaagaattgcactggctacctatcagcTACCAGGcttagttcaaggttctagttttggtgtataaaaccctatacagcttgggaccaggatacctgaaagaccatcttaccccttatatacccagtcgatcactgtgctctgcaggtgagggcctcctgcagataccatcttatcagtaggtccattctgcacaacaaaggaaatggacctttagtgtaatggtgcctccactccccttaaatattagataggtgccagaaagataatagagatggtgcatACTgaggacttttctctttcaacaagccttttaaatagagaccttatcccagtctgcatttgtgttggaattggtttttaatacattttaaaacctttaaaaaaatgtttttaaagatgttttgttttaatatgtttttaatggttgttgtgttttaatatattttgaagtctgtttttatgatgttttcaagtgtttttagtgcttttgtttgctgccctgtgctcctactaggagaaagggtgggatataaatcaaataaagaatAATAAAGAAGTAGGAGCCAGCAAGGTGGGGCAGGGCTGCATCcctgacctggcttcccaatggtGCACGTTGCTTCTGGCTACCAAGGGGGTTGGGAAACAGTGGGGAGCTTGGTTTAAAGCAGAATCAttctaccactaatgcactattattgtctCAAGAACAAGTTGCAGAATGGACCTGCAATAAAgcaccagtctggagggaccTTTATTTTCCCACATTATAAAAAGTAATTAATGGCTAACATTTTAGTAAAGCTGCTTGTACATGGGGGAAGTGCCTTCATGATTTCAGTTAAGAATTTAGCCATCAAAAGCGGGAAGAATTACCAGAGGAGCTCCAGCTGAGTACTACAAAACCCTTCTTCCATTTATTGTGTAATGCACTATATTTCTCTGAGATTCTTATAACCCATAAGAGCTTGCATTCCAATTCATTCAAGTAAGATACCCATTTAACACTTAACTTGACCCTAAGAGCATATGTAAATTTAAAACGTTCAGGATGGTTccgtgagacttactcccaggtaaggatgggagagaaatttgattccgttctcatttaaagccaaatctatcaaatttgcactttctgaaacagtatgagaacccaaacacagccatcctgtgaaatttgcacttacctgagtTTTGCAATGaccttctccaaccaaccagtttacaaaactgcacatattaggagaaagtgtgcataaaatgaatatattcatgaaaataacatacaaaaatgcattatattaggagaaattgctagcaaaaatgtgtggaactgcatacaaaaatctgtttatgaggagaaattcgcactaaaatgctgaaaaaatctcatgaggatattttcttttaaaaaatagcacattgctgcagaaatgtgaactgaatttcagattggaaaaatgagaaacggagagaaccaaaactgactgatCCTTCCCTATctacacccaggtaagtgtgcaaagGACTGCGCTCTTAGGGTAAGCTAGGCAATATCTTTTATTATATCTTTGCCAATCTTAGTATGAAAGATTTGGAACTTCACTGATTTCttctttaggaaaaagaaacaagaactcTGGGAAACCTGCAAACTTGTGTACCACTATCATTGTGTAAACGGTCCAATCAAACCTTCCAGTTTACTCATTTTGCATCTCCCGTTCTTCTGGGTCAATACTTCAGCAATAAGCATGCTCATCTAATTATGGTCTGGTGGTTTTGTATACAGGGGAAGAAAAAGGCCAGCTTTCTTGAAGTCTTTCATTCAGACTAATGATCTAAAATAACCATAAATTATTTTTCTGCACCATTGCAGGTGATAACTGCACCCGCCTCTGAGACAATGGAGAATACAAATAACGTAACAGAATTCATCCTCTTGGGGCTATCCCAAAATGAGCAGGTCCAACAAGCTTGCTTCCTCTTGTTTCTGCTCATCTATTTAGTGATTGTCCTGGGGAACCTTCTGATCATGGTCACTGTGAAGTCCAGCCAGCGCCTCCATACACCCATGTACTACTTCCTATCTGTCCTCTCCTTTGTGGACATCTGCTACGCTTCTGCCACAGTGCCGAAGCTGATTGCAGATTTGCTTGCTGAGAAGAAATCCATTTCATTTCAAGGCTGCATCACACAGCTCTTTTCCGTACACATTTTTGGCTGCACTGAGATCCTTATCCTGACGGTGATGGCTTATGACCGCTATGTGGCTATCTGCAAGCCCCTGcactacacagccatcatgagcaGACAAGTGTGCCATCAGCTGATGATAGCCACGTGGCTGGGAGGGCTTGTACATTCAATGGTCCAGACAATCCTCACCATAAAGCTGCCTTTCTGTGGGCCCAATGAGATTGACCACTATTTCTGTGATGTCTACCCTTTGCTGAAGCTGGCCTGCAGTGACACCCGCATCGTTGGAGCTTTGGTTGTTGCCAACACTGGGATGATTGCTTTGGGGTGTTTCCTGGTACTGGTTGTGTCCTATGCTGTCATCTTAATCACCCTCCGCACACAGTCCTCTGAGGGGAGACGCAAAGCACTCTCCACCTGTGCTTCCCACATCACTGTTGTGCTCCTTTTGTTTGGTCCCTGCCTTTTCATCTACGTCCGCCCTTCCACTACTTTAGCAGTGGATAAAGTGTTTTCTCTGTTTTACACAATCCTCACCCCCATGTTGAACCCTATCATTTACACACTGAGGAATGCTGAGATGAAAAATGCCATGAAAAAGTTGTGGAGCAGGACAAAGAGGCTTGGGGAGCCAAAATAAGTTGGGTTAGTTCTTATAAATGACAGGTGAAGTCAGATTCTCATGCCCTTAGACCATTTGGTAACATTTGGCCTTTGAACATTCAATGGTCCAGCAAAGTCAGCAGATAGTCAGCAAACACCAAACCTGTCCATAGTGTTATAATATTCTTTAAGAAGGGATCATTCAGAAACGCCCCCCCTTAAATCCTTtcctcaaaattcagataatatcAACAGAGAACTGATATTAACAGAAAACACATTACAGACTCTTATGCAAATCTAAGGGATGTGTTCCTGAAGCCTATCTCCAATGTAATAGAAGGGTGCTGAGATATTTTGTTGGGAGCATCAAAAATAAAGAGTTAAAGTCTCCCTTTCCATGCACCCCTGGTTCCAGGCCTCATCAGACGTCCTGTCagctgctatttacataacaGAAATATGTGAATCGTATTCATATGCCCTGATTCACAGAGCCACTCTCCAACTCCAGGAGGGCAACAGGAACAGTGACAGGGGCAGGGCGGAGCTAGCACACTCATCTCTTGTGTGATTATTGCTCTACACACTGAAAGGGGCTACAGATAActggggctgcaatccaatacatgtctctcaggtaagtgtgtattggattgtagccttggcCAGTACACATGTATCAATATACACCGTTTGCATGCATATGTGCAGATATTGCCCCAGTCAGCTAGGGGAGAAGTGTCACATTCCCCTCTGCTTTGGAGAGTATCGTATCCCTAATATTTAGAtaaccagtaatgtagtggcaaattcagaagtgcagggtcccttcatgatagtcacagccacccccccccatttttgctgctgggttgagaatgagagttttgctaatgccttctcccatgtccctaggagccaataagcatgaaaagagagagtgttagctactgagaagagtattctcaatggctgacttgcctcctgtcactctaattggctccaatcagcaggaaaggacaaggaagcaagttagaagactcttctcagtggaaacacactcccctttacatgcttattggctcctagggctcTGATAAAGCAACTACCATTCAAGCGGCCAAATTTTTGaacctagccatggaggtcagaTCCTACCTGACTGTGCATTGTTCTTAATATATGTACTGATTGAAAACTGCCTTTAACCCATTTTAAAGtctatgttttatgttttgtaccttgttttgttttgcaacgGTCTGTTGATTAagcaataaagattgttgttaTCTGTCAATTGAGTCAAAAGCTGATGAGAAGTCAACAAAAACTGCATAGAGTCTTGAACTGTTTTTCAAGGTTTTTTCAATAAGATGGAACAAAATATAGCCATGATCGATAGTGGAGTAAGAGTTCCTAAAACCAGCTTGTTCTTCACACAAAATAGAATTGGAAGAGACCCACTCCTGTAGCTTGTTAAGTAAAATGGAAGCATATATTTTAGAAGAAATATCCAGCAGACTAATTGGTCTGTAATTCTGGGGAAAAAAAGGATTACACTTTTTGAAAAAAGTATAAACGATAGTTTCCAACCAGGAGAAATTAGACCAGCCAGATTAATCTCAGTAAACAATTTAGCAAAAACAGGGACCCACCAGTTAggaaatgattatttatttatttatttatttatttatttatttcgtttcatttctagaccgcccatagctagtagctctctgggcggtgtacaaaactggattaaaatacaataatataataaaatcaataacacatagcagcaagttaactaacaaaattaaacgtaaaaacattaaaatgcctgggagtatagccaggtcttaacctggtgcctaaaaggaagtaccgtaggcgccaggcgtatctcctcaggtaagctgttccagagtttgggggccaccacagaaaaggccctagatctaacaacagtcctccgggcttcctgatgagttggtacccggaggagggccttagatactgaacgaagtgaacaggtaggttcatagcgggagaggcgttccacaaggtattgcggtcccacaccgtataaggttttataggtcaaaaccagcaccttgaatctagctcggaaacagatgggtagccagtgcaagcgggccaggacaggtgttatatgcgcagaccgataggtcctcgtcaacaacctggctgccgcattttgcactagctggagtttccgaacagtcttcaagggcagacctacgtagagcgcattacagtagtccaatctagaagttaccagagcgtgaacaactgaggcgagatcgtc
This DNA window, taken from Rhineura floridana isolate rRhiFlo1 chromosome 2, rRhiFlo1.hap2, whole genome shotgun sequence, encodes the following:
- the LOC133378224 gene encoding olfactory receptor 4S2-like → MENTNNVTEFILLGLSQNEQVQQACFLLFLLIYLVIVLGNLLIMVTVKSSQRLHTPMYYFLSVLSFVDICYASATVPKLIADLLAEKKSISFQGCITQLFSVHIFGCTEILILTVMAYDRYVAICKPLHYTAIMSRQVCHQLMIATWLGGLVHSMVQTILTIKLPFCGPNEIDHYFCDVYPLLKLACSDTRIVGALVVANTGMIALGCFLVLVVSYAVILITLRTQSSEGRRKALSTCASHITVVLLLFGPCLFIYVRPSTTLAVDKVFSLFYTILTPMLNPIIYTLRNAEMKNAMKKLWSRTKRLGEPK